In one window of Macadamia integrifolia cultivar HAES 741 chromosome 2, SCU_Mint_v3, whole genome shotgun sequence DNA:
- the LOC122087652 gene encoding ACT domain-containing protein ACR3-like codes for MDRVCWPYFDPEYENLNLRINPPRVSIDNATCRDCTLVKVDSMNKPGILLEVVQVLTDLDLIISKAYISSDGGWFMDVFHVTDQQGNKVTDDRTFEHIENALGPKGHMMTNGVKAWTGKRVGVHSLGDHTAIELIGWDRPGLLSEISAILTNLHCNVVAAEVWTHNMHVACVLYVNDDTTGRAVEDPIRLSAMEEQLKNILRGREDDGKAARTSFSIGFTHMDRRLHQMMFAARDYEDGGVTEEKDNASAFRPVITVDRCEDKGYSMVNVRCKDRPKLLFDIVCTLTDMQYVVFHASISSSGPYALQEYYIRHMDGCTLDTEGEKQRVIKCLEAAIQRRVSEGLSFELCARDRVGLLSEVTRILRENGLTVTRAGVTTVGEKAMNVFYVRDASGNPVDMKTIDALRKEVGHTMMLNVKKVPTGSAETPESSGWGKTGFFFGSLFERFLA; via the exons ATGGATAGAGTCTGCTGGCCCTACTTCGACCCCGAGTATGAAAACTTGAACCTCCGCATAAATCCTCCTAG GGTATCTATAGACAATGCAACTTGTAGGGATTGCACACTGGTTAAG GTAGACAGCATGAACAAGCCAGGAATACTACTGGAAGTAGTCCAAGTTCTAACAGATCTTGATCTCATTATCTCCAAAGCTTACATCTCTTCCGATGGCGGATGGTTTATGGACG TGTTTCACGTTACTGACCAGCAAGGAAATAAGGTTACAGATGATAGAACCTTCGAACACATAGAGAAT GCTCTAGGACCAAAGGGTCACATGATGACAAATGGGGTGAAGGCTTGGACAGGGAAGAGGGTGGGTGTGCACTCCCTTGGTGATCATACAGCCATTGAGCTCATTGGCTGGGATCGCCCAGGTCTCTTATCAGAGATCTCGGCTATACTCACCAACCTCCACTGCAATGTGGTTGCTGCTGAAGTATGGACCCATAACATGCATGTAGCATGTGTTCTTTATGTCAACGACGACACCACAGGTCGTGCTGTGGAAGACCCAATACGATTGTCAGCAATGGAGGAGCAGCTCAAGAACATCCTACGTGGGCGTGAGGATGACGGGAAAGCAGCTCGCACCAGTTTCTCCATAGGGTTCACCCATATGGACCGCCGTCTCCACCAAATGATGTTTGCTGCAAGGGACTATGAAGATGGTGGGGTTACAGAAGAGAAGGATAATGCATCTGCATTCCGGCCAGTTATCACAGTTGACCGCTGTGAGGACAAGGGGTATTCAATGGTGAATGTTCGATGCAAAGATCGGCCAAAACTGTTGTTCGACATTGTCTGTACACTAACTGACATGCAGTATGTTGTCTTTCATGCCTCCATCTCATCCAGTGGCCCTTATGCACTGCAG GAGTATTATATACGTCATATGGATGGTTGTACACTTGATACTGAAGGAGAGAAGCAAAGGGTTATCAAGTGTCTTGAAGCTGCAATTCAACGAAGAGTATCTGAG GGTCTGAGCTTTGAGCTGTGTGCAAGGGATAGAGTGGGATTGCTGTCTGAAGTAACTAGGATTTTGCGCGAGAATGGATTGACAGTTACTAGAGCAGGTGTGACTACAGTTGGGGAGAAAGCCATGAATGTCTTCTATGTAAGGGACGCCTCTGGGAATCCTGTAGATATGAAAACTATCGATGCACTCCGTAAAGAAGTTGGACACACTATGATGCTTAATGTGAAGAAAGTCCCTACAGGCAGTGCTGAGACACCTGAGTCCAGTGGATGGGGCAAGACAGGCTTCTTCTTTGGGAGTTTGTTTGAGCGATTCTTGGCTTGA